GGTGAATTGAATACCCGTACCCGGTTTACCCGCTTGCCATCGCCTAAGCCTAAGAGCCTGAGGCCGGATTTGAACCGAGCGACCTACTGTTTACAAAACAGTTGCTCTGCCGCTGAGCTACTCAGGCTTAGGCGATGGCAGGCAGGCAAAACCATTGCTTTGCCACCAAGGCAAGCGAGTCGGCAAGTTCTATATCCTGGCCAAGACAGCTGTTTTCCTCTTGAATTATTCTGACTCATTTTTGGTTGAGTTTTTTATTTCTTGCCAATAATTATCATCCTCTTTAATTTTCTTTTTTTTGGTTTTTTCTCTTATTTTCTGAAGTAAATTGGCGGTTTTGTTTTCCATTTTCAAACTCAAGACCCTGATTTTTGAAAGAATGTTTTGAAAAAATATATCTGGGTTGACTTTTTTAAAGTATCTCCAGTTTTTAACCCTGTCTTTTATTAAAATAATTTTTCTCTTTAAAAAATAAGTTTGGAAACATTTGTCTTTTTGGGGCTTTTCCGGCAATTGGGCTAAAATTGATATTTTTTTAAATGCGATTGAAATAATTCCCAAAAAACTTCCGATTAAAATAATGGTGGCGATTAATTCTGGCATTTTTTAAATTTCGTAACGAATAAATCTTTTAAGGACAACATTTTCTCCCAATTTTACTATATATTCATCAATTAAGTCCTTGATTTTTTTACTTTCATCCCTTATCCAGGATTGTTCTAAAATGGGTGAATTTCCTTCAAAACCGGCGATTTGCAAACATAACTCGTGAGCTAAGTTTTGAAAATCTTTGGACTTGGCAACAAAGTCAGTTTCACAATTTAGTTCCAGCAAGACCCCGATTTTTTTATTGGAATGGATATAACTGTCTATAATTCCCTGTTTAACTTCTCGTTTAATTTTTTTCTCAACCAATACCTTGCCCCATTTTTTTAGAATTTCTTTTGCCTTATCAATATCGCCTCCGGATTTTTCCAAGGCCTTTTTGCATTCGGTTATTGAAATATCGGTTTCCTCTCTTAATTGTTTGATTTGGCTAATATTTATCATAAGCTCAAAAGTCAAAAATCAAAGCGCAAAGCTACAACTAAAAACTTAAAATTATTTAGCTTTGAGTTTTAGGCTGTGGTTTTTCGTTTTTCGCTTTAAGTTTTGCATTTAAAATCACCTCTCTTACTTTCTCCAGAATATATTTTACAGAACTGATTGCATCATCATTGGCCGGTATTGGGTAATCGGCTAAATTCGGGTCAACATTGGTATCGGAAATGCCAATTACTTTTATTCCCTTTTCCCGGGCTTCTTTTATGGATAGCGCATCTTTTTTCATATCTAAAACGAAAATTGCCTCGGGTAATTTTTCCAAATTTTTTATTCCGCCGAATTTTTTATCCAAAACTATTAACTCTTTTTCAATTTCAGCCCTTTCTTTTTTGGTGTATTTTTCAAATTCCTCTTTGGTTTTTTTCTTTTCTAAATCTTTAAAATATTCAATTCTTTTTTTTATTATTTCAAAATTAGTAAAAGTTCCTCCTAACCAACGTTCATTAACATAAGGAAAACCGCACTCTAAGGCAATATTTTTCAACAATTCTTTTATTTGAATTTTTGTTCCAACAAAAACTAAAGTTTTCCCTTCTAAAACTAATTGCCGAATAAATTGAAGGGCTTTTTCCAATTTATCTTTCGTTTTTTCCAAATCAATAAGATGAACCGTATTTTTTTTTCCAAATAAATAGGGCTCCATTTTGGGATGGGTTTTTGAAGTTCGGTGACCGAAATGAATTCCCAGTTGAGCCATCTCCTCAACATCAATTTTAAATTCGTCTTTTTTTATTTCCTCCATATAATCAGATTTTACAATATCCTTCTTGATTTTTCAATAGCAATGGGTTATTATAAAAATCAATGAAGACAAACATTCATCCAAAATATTACGAGAAGGCAACAGTTCGCTGCGCCTGCGGGAATGTATTTACTGTTGGTTCAACCAAGGAAATTATTGAAGTTGAGGTTTGCTCAAAATGCCATCCCTTTTATACCGGAAAAGAAAAAATCGTTGATGTTCTGGGCCGGGTAGAAAAATTCAGAAAGAAATTGGCAAGAAAGGAAGAAATGAAAAAAGGGCGAAAAAAATAATATGATAAATGAATCACAATCAGTAATTGTTGAAATCAGGGCAGGAGCCGGCGGAGAAGAAGCGTCTCTTTTTGTTGCCGATTTATTAAAAATGTATTCAAGATACGCTTTTTTTAATCATTGGCAACAAAAAATTTTGGATTCTCGTCCAACTTCTTTAAATGGCTTTAAAGAAATTATTTTTGAAATTTCGGGTAACGGAGTTTTTTCAACAATGAAAAATGAGGCCGGGGTTCATCGCGTCCAGAGAATCCCGACCACCGAGAAATCGGGCAGGATTCACACCTCTACGACCTCGGTGGCAGTACTGCTGAAACCCCAGAAAGGAAAAATTACCATAAATCCCAATGACTTAAAAATTGACACCTACAAATCATCGGGTCCTGGCGGTCAATATGTCAACAAAAGAATGACTGCTGTCAGAATCACCCACTTGCCCAGCGGATTGGTAGTTACCTCGCAAACCGAAAGAAACCTGCAGCAAAACAGAGAAAATGCTCTGAGTATCCTGGCAGCCAGGCTTTTAGAAAAAAAAGAGGTGGAGGAGAGGACGAAAGTGGGAGAAGAAAGACGTTTGCAAATCGGCAAGGCCCAGAGAGCGGAAAAAATCAGAACTTATAATTTCCCTCAAAACAGGATTACCGACCACCGCCTGAAAAAATCATGGCATAACCTGGAAAAAATATTAAATGGAGAATTAGGTATAATAATTAAATCTTTCGAAAAAGAAAAAAACGAAGCGACTAATCTTCAATAGACGTAAAAATACACGGGTGAAACCCGTGTATTTATAAAAAATTGGCACAATTTAGAAGAAACTATGGCCGGAAAATTGGAATCAATTATGAGCGCCCTTGATAAAAACCTTAAAGAAAGCCAATGATTTTGGCAATTGGGCCAATCTTTCTAAATCCCTTATATCTCCTTCAAGGCCCCTGGCAATTCTCATTACCGAGTCCCCATAAAACCTAAATCTAAGGTTAACGGTTCCGGCAAAATAAATCATTGCCGCCCGCCATTCGGCCTCAGGGGTTCTTCTATTCGCCCCATTATTGGCTAAATGCAAGCCAGCGGCCACAAAAGAATCTTTGATATTCCATGGGTCGGCGCTGCCGGTAATTGCCCTGACCCTTTCTTTATACCTTATCCAGGTTGAAGGAATAAATTGAGCCGGCCCCATTGCCCCTCCCCAGCCAAATTCCATCGGACAAGAAACCGGAGTATTAAAAGGGTCTCTGCCCGCTCTCTCGGTGATTTGAAGAAAAATAGGCGCGTCTCTTCGGGGATGCATCACTCTTTGGATAGTTCTTCCGTTTCTAATCCCAACTCCTTCTCCGGTTCTCGGATTTCTTAAAAAACACTGACCAACATTCCGGCCGATATTGGACTCTTGTTTTAAAATCGCCAATAAAAAGGCCGGCCTCACTCCGGTAATTCCTTCTACATATTTTGCCAAATCATAGGCCTCGCCAAAGGTAGGAACATCGGCTACTCCGATTAATTGAAAAATCCTTGCTCTGATTTCAACTGCTCTTCGTTTTATTTCTTCTTTTCCTCTAAGATACTGCTGATATTGGGCTTGGGTCAATCTTAAAAGACTGTCTCTTTCTCTTCTTAATTTGACGTTTTCTTCTTTTTGTAAAAGTTGGACTTTGCGCGTCCTGGCCAGGTCCTCTTTTTCTTGGTCTAAAGATTTCTTCTGGGATTCAAGGCGAATTTTTAAATTTTTAATGTTTTCTAAAAGTTCGCTGTTTTTATTATGAAGATTTTCAAGGGTCATTAAATTACTGAAAAAATTAGAGAGGCGTCTTTCAAAAAATAAAATTTCAATGAAGCTCCTTTGCTCTTCTTTGTAAATTGCCCGCAAGATATTGATTATTCTTTTTTTTGAGTCGTTAATTTTTAATGCCGTTCTGTCAATTGAACCCTCAGTATCTTTAATCTGAATGGCAATGTCTTTAATCATAATGTTGCTTTGACGAGCCTGAAGGTCTAATTTTTCAATCCTCCTTCTTAAAAGAGCAATATCGTTTCTAAGGGTTCTTTTTTCTCTTTCGGTTTTTTGAATATCTTTTTCATACTCAATAATTCTTTCTTCCACTTCCCTTAATTCCCTTTCTAAAGCCTGGCGCTCCTCCCGAGGGGTCGTCTGAGCAAAACTGAAGAAATTTGGCAAAACAAAAGCCAGAAACAAAACAAGTATTAAAATTTTTGAAAATTTAGACATTAAAAATTATTTGCATAAATTATTATAACAGGATTGAGGGCACATATCAACCGGCCAGCAGTAAAACTGATTTTATTACAAATTGAAAATTGAAGGGCGAAGAGGAATACCTCTTCTTTCCCTTCGCCCGCCAACTGGCGGGCTCGGAAATTGAAAATTTATTTCTCCTCTTCTGCCTCTTCTTTTTTCTTTTCCTCAACTTTCTCCACTTTCTCCACTTTCTCTTCAATTGGTTTTTCTAATTCCTCTTCTATTTTTTCCGGCTCTGAAACAAAAGCAACCATTTCGTCGGGCGCTTTGAGAATTTTTACTTCTTTTGAAACAATTAAATCTTTAATTAAAATATTATCCTCAAATGCTTTTAGCTTGCTTATATCCACTTTAATTTCGTGAGGAAGGTTTTGGGGCAGGGCTTTTACTTCCAACTCATAAATATTTTTAACCAAAGTTCCTCCTAATTCCTTTACCACCGGTGCCATTCCTTCAAAAATCAAAGGAACGGTTGCCGTAATCTCTTCGTCTAATTTCGGCTGATAAAAATCAATATGAATGGGTTTTTGAGAAATGGCGTCAATTTCAACACTATGAATCAAAACCAAAAATTTCTTACCATCTACTTGAAGCTGAATCAAAGAGCTTTCTCCGGCTCCTTGATAAACTTTTTCAAATTCTTTGAAATCAACTTTTAAGGGAATATTTTTTATTTTTGGTCCGTATAATATTGCCGGCAGAAGACCGGTTTTTCTCGGGGATTTTGTTTTTTTTCCGAGAATTTCGCGAATTTTAACATCTAAAGTCAACATATTAATAACTTCAAATATAGTGTTTTTTTAATTTTTGATAATTTTTTATTTTGATTGAACAGCCGCAAGACAGGCCTGAGTTTCCTCTTTCTTCTATTGGTCGATGAATCTTTAGATTCATCTTCACCTTTCGCTAACGCTCAGGTAGGTGAAGAAAGTCTATTTTCTTCTACTGCTGCCAAATAATAAAATCTTTTCTTTGGCCGCTTTTTCAATTGCCTGAATTACTGGTAAAAGATACTGGTAAGGTCTTAATTCTTTCCGGTTTTCCAAAATTGATTTTTTTAGGGTCTGTTTGTAAGCCATTCTTAATTCCGTATTGATATTTATTTTAACAATCCCCAAATTTATTGCCTTTTTTAAATCTTCTTTTTTGGTACCCGAGCCGCCGTGTAATACCAAAAAGACCTTATTTTTTAATTTTTCTCTTATTTCTTTTAATTTTTCCAAATTCAAATCGGGATTTAAGCCGGAAAATTCAATTCCGTGAACATTGCCAATTGAAATGGCTAAACCATCTATTCCTGTTTCTTTGACAAATTTTAGGGCTAAACAAGGGTCGGTCAAAATTCCTTTTTCTCCAACCCTGGCTATTTTTTCCAATTCTCCCTCAAAAAATACATTTTTTTTTCGGGCATATTCTCTAATTTCTCGGCTGATTTTTATATTTTCTCTAATTGGCAATTCCGAACCGTCAAAATGAACGGAGTCATAGCCGGCTTTTATCGCTTCTTTAGTATAACTTAAAGATTTTCCATGGTCAAGGTTTAAAAAAACAGGAAGTTTCAATTTTTTTTGATAAATTTTAACCAAATTTACTGCTTCCTCTAATCCGAAAAAACGGCTTTCTTTTTCCGATGTTCCCAAAATTAAGGGGGATTTTAATTTTTGAGCCGCTTTTAAAATTCCTTTTAATTGTTCAAGGGTTGAAAAATTAAATTGGCCGATTGCCCATTTTTCTTTTTCCGCTTTTTTAAAATAATGTTTTAAATTTTTTATTTTCATTTTTGGGGTTCTTTTTAGAACTTTTTTAGAGCCTCTTTTTTAAAATTTTGATTTTTGGATACCTTGCCCCCTTTTTTAAAAGGCCTTTTTGGGCTCCCCATTGGCTAACGCAGAAACCTGAATTTGCCATGGCTTTTTGAATGGCAAAAATTATATTATTTTTCTCAATCATTCCGGCAACAAAACCGGAACCAAAGGCGTCGCCAGCGCCAGTAGCATCAACAAATTTTAATCTCAAAGACGGCGCCTGGTAAAGCTCTTTTCCGTCAGAAACAACTACGCCATCCCTGCCTTTTGTCATTATGGCAATGCCTTTTGTCATTTCATCGATTTTTCGGAAAATTTCTTTTTCCCTGCCTGGGCCAAGGATTCGACAGCCAAGCCCGCCTGAGCCAATCTGCCTGCCAGCAAAACAGGGGTCTCGGCGAGCAGGTTTTTGAAAAGGAATTTTGGTCAATAACGAGGCCTCTTCCTGATTTAAAATCAAAATGTCAATTTTTTTCAAAATTCTTTCCAAAACCGGCTTTGAAAATTTCAATTGGTCATATCCTGGATTCCAGGCAACCTTAATCTTAAATTTTTGGGCAAAATTAATCAGGTCCTCGGTTAAATTGGCTAACTTTCCGGAGAACGGAGCTAAATAAAACCAACTGGTTTTTTTAATTTTCTGCCAGGGAATGTCTTTTTTCTCCAAATCATCAGAAGCCCCCCGGTAAACCAAAATTGTCCGGTCTTTGC
This DNA window, taken from Candidatus Nealsonbacteria bacterium, encodes the following:
- the tsf gene encoding translation elongation factor Ts translates to MINISQIKQLREETDISITECKKALEKSGGDIDKAKEILKKWGKVLVEKKIKREVKQGIIDSYIHSNKKIGVLLELNCETDFVAKSKDFQNLAHELCLQIAGFEGNSPILEQSWIRDESKKIKDLIDEYIVKLGENVVLKRFIRYEI
- the rpsB gene encoding 30S ribosomal protein S2: MEEIKKDEFKIDVEEMAQLGIHFGHRTSKTHPKMEPYLFGKKNTVHLIDLEKTKDKLEKALQFIRQLVLEGKTLVFVGTKIQIKELLKNIALECGFPYVNERWLGGTFTNFEIIKKRIEYFKDLEKKKTKEEFEKYTKKERAEIEKELIVLDKKFGGIKNLEKLPEAIFVLDMKKDALSIKEAREKGIKVIGISDTNVDPNLADYPIPANDDAISSVKYILEKVREVILNAKLKAKNEKPQPKTQS
- the rpmE gene encoding 50S ribosomal protein L31, whose translation is MKTNIHPKYYEKATVRCACGNVFTVGSTKEIIEVEVCSKCHPFYTGKEKIVDVLGRVEKFRKKLARKEEMKKGRKK
- a CDS encoding PCRF domain-containing protein, with amino-acid sequence MINESQSVIVEIRAGAGGEEASLFVADLLKMYSRYAFFNHWQQKILDSRPTSLNGFKEIIFEISGNGVFSTMKNEAGVHRVQRIPTTEKSGRIHTSTTSVAVLLKPQKGKITINPNDLKIDTYKSSGPGGQYVNKRMTAVRITHLPSGLVVTSQTERNLQQNRENALSILAARLLEKKEVEERTKVGEERRLQIGKAQRAEKIRTYNFPQNRITDHRLKKSWHNLEKILNGELGIIIKSFEKEKNEATNLQ
- a CDS encoding lytic murein transglycosylase; translated protein: MSKFSKILILVLFLAFVLPNFFSFAQTTPREERQALERELREVEERIIEYEKDIQKTEREKRTLRNDIALLRRRIEKLDLQARQSNIMIKDIAIQIKDTEGSIDRTALKINDSKKRIINILRAIYKEEQRSFIEILFFERRLSNFFSNLMTLENLHNKNSELLENIKNLKIRLESQKKSLDQEKEDLARTRKVQLLQKEENVKLRRERDSLLRLTQAQYQQYLRGKEEIKRRAVEIRARIFQLIGVADVPTFGEAYDLAKYVEGITGVRPAFLLAILKQESNIGRNVGQCFLRNPRTGEGVGIRNGRTIQRVMHPRRDAPIFLQITERAGRDPFNTPVSCPMEFGWGGAMGPAQFIPSTWIRYKERVRAITGSADPWNIKDSFVAAGLHLANNGANRRTPEAEWRAAMIYFAGTVNLRFRFYGDSVMRIARGLEGDIRDLERLAQLPKSLAFFKVFIKGAHN
- a CDS encoding 50S ribosomal protein L25; the protein is MLTLDVKIREILGKKTKSPRKTGLLPAILYGPKIKNIPLKVDFKEFEKVYQGAGESSLIQLQVDGKKFLVLIHSVEIDAISQKPIHIDFYQPKLDEEITATVPLIFEGMAPVVKELGGTLVKNIYELEVKALPQNLPHEIKVDISKLKAFEDNILIKDLIVSKEVKILKAPDEMVAFVSEPEKIEEELEKPIEEKVEKVEKVEEKKKEEAEEEK
- a CDS encoding class II fructose-bisphosphate aldolase family protein; amino-acid sequence: MKIKNLKHYFKKAEKEKWAIGQFNFSTLEQLKGILKAAQKLKSPLILGTSEKESRFFGLEEAVNLVKIYQKKLKLPVFLNLDHGKSLSYTKEAIKAGYDSVHFDGSELPIRENIKISREIREYARKKNVFFEGELEKIARVGEKGILTDPCLALKFVKETGIDGLAISIGNVHGIEFSGLNPDLNLEKLKEIREKLKNKVFLVLHGGSGTKKEDLKKAINLGIVKININTELRMAYKQTLKKSILENRKELRPYQYLLPVIQAIEKAAKEKILLFGSSRRK
- a CDS encoding carbohydrate kinase family protein, which encodes MFDVITFGSAAQDIYLKSKKFLPVFNKTLTAKQGICLDLGSKIEVEDIFLSSGGGGTNTAATFANQGLKVAWCGQVGEDCFGNLIIAELKKLKISPSFILKTKNKLTNISVFLTYPGKDRTILVYRGASDDLEKKDIPWQKIKKTSWFYLAPFSGKLANLTEDLINFAQKFKIKVAWNPGYDQLKFSKPVLERILKKIDILILNQEEASLLTKIPFQKPARRDPCFAGRQIGSGGLGCRILGPGREKEIFRKIDEMTKGIAIMTKGRDGVVVSDGKELYQAPSLRLKFVDATGAGDAFGSGFVAGMIEKNNIIFAIQKAMANSGFCVSQWGAQKGLLKKGARYPKIKILKKRL